The proteins below are encoded in one region of Pseudonocardia sp. DSM 110487:
- a CDS encoding acetylxylan esterase, with product MISDEEFEAYWAGVDAELAALPARPVLERIPRRCTADFTGYEVRLTSIGPYRIFGYLSVPTGDGPFPALLTTPRYGSVNNPPHYNDRLRYVTLTIAHRGQRTADSPYAAAYPGLLTDGIADAAGYVYRGIVADCLRAAEFLTGLPQVDISRVAVVGDDLALLTAARRPVFDALQLAGALLYRGAEQPDADYPAAEFGDHLRAHPGDADADAVRRTLAFFDAERHAPAVTAATRVEIPGPLSVLAERLGAERYVLTHRGQADNDAADAWLAGRFGVPALSRFSREAG from the coding sequence GTGATCAGCGACGAGGAATTCGAGGCCTACTGGGCCGGGGTCGACGCCGAGCTGGCCGCGCTGCCGGCGCGTCCGGTGCTGGAGCGCATCCCGCGCCGGTGCACCGCCGACTTCACCGGCTACGAGGTGCGGCTCACGAGCATCGGCCCGTACCGGATCTTCGGCTATCTGAGCGTGCCGACGGGCGACGGGCCGTTCCCGGCGCTGCTCACCACCCCGCGATACGGCAGTGTCAACAACCCGCCGCACTACAACGACCGCCTCCGGTACGTGACCCTGACGATCGCGCACCGCGGCCAGCGCACCGCCGACTCGCCGTACGCCGCCGCGTACCCGGGCCTACTGACCGACGGGATCGCCGACGCGGCCGGCTACGTCTACCGCGGGATCGTCGCCGACTGCCTGCGTGCAGCGGAGTTCCTCACCGGCCTGCCCCAGGTGGACATCTCGCGGGTGGCGGTCGTCGGCGACGACCTGGCGCTGCTCACGGCGGCCCGGCGTCCGGTGTTCGACGCGCTCCAGCTCGCCGGTGCGCTGCTCTACCGGGGCGCCGAGCAGCCCGACGCGGACTACCCGGCGGCGGAGTTCGGCGACCACCTCAGGGCGCATCCTGGTGACGCCGACGCCGACGCGGTGCGCCGGACGCTGGCGTTCTTCGACGCGGAGCGGCACGCGCCCGCGGTGACGGCGGCAACGCGCGTCGAGATCCCCGGCCCGCTGTCGGTGCTGGCGGAGCGGCTCGGCGCGGAACGGTACGTCCTGACCCACCGCGGGCAGGCTGACAACGACGCGGCGGACGCCTGGCTGGCCGGCAGGTTCGGCGTGCCGGCGCTGTCCCGCTTCAGCCGGGAGGCCGGATGA
- a CDS encoding NADP-dependent oxidoreductase yields MSTALGYRTFGAADVQEFFDRPDPSPGPAEVLIRVAAAGINPLDHQLRSGYIRELNGHVPFPQVLGMEAAGTVLAVGDEVTGLAVGDRVTGFALTGAGTYVGTTLLLAESTARIPDALPETWAATIPVAGTTALDVLDQLALPAGASLLVNGIGGGVGIAVAQIARDRGLVVVGTGSAAKRDLATRTGATFVDYTAGDVVGRLRAQAPDGFDAVVDTVGGDSLRGVAPLAAKPDALVSVGEPSVTELGGVPVHRRLDRSGLERVAALMVTGRLDPNITATYPLARAEEALALVESHHAPGKLVLDMRL; encoded by the coding sequence ATGAGTACGGCCTTGGGGTACCGGACTTTCGGTGCAGCCGACGTCCAGGAGTTCTTCGACCGGCCCGATCCGTCGCCCGGTCCTGCCGAGGTCCTCATCCGTGTCGCGGCTGCGGGAATCAACCCGCTCGATCACCAGCTCCGGTCCGGATATATCCGCGAGTTGAACGGCCATGTGCCCTTTCCTCAGGTCTTGGGGATGGAGGCGGCTGGGACCGTCCTGGCGGTGGGTGACGAGGTGACCGGGCTGGCCGTCGGCGACCGGGTCACCGGGTTCGCTCTGACCGGAGCGGGCACGTACGTGGGGACGACTCTGCTGCTCGCCGAGTCCACGGCCCGCATCCCCGACGCGCTGCCGGAGACCTGGGCGGCGACCATCCCCGTCGCCGGCACCACCGCGCTCGACGTCCTCGACCAGCTCGCGTTGCCCGCTGGGGCGTCGCTGCTGGTCAACGGGATCGGCGGTGGCGTCGGAATCGCCGTGGCCCAGATCGCGCGGGACCGCGGCCTGGTCGTGGTCGGCACCGGCAGCGCGGCCAAGCGGGATCTTGCTACCAGGACCGGAGCGACCTTCGTCGACTACACCGCAGGCGATGTCGTGGGCCGGCTCCGGGCGCAGGCCCCGGACGGCTTCGACGCCGTGGTCGACACGGTCGGGGGTGACTCCTTGCGCGGCGTCGCCCCGCTGGCGGCGAAGCCGGACGCGCTCGTCTCCGTCGGGGAGCCGTCGGTGACCGAACTCGGCGGCGTGCCCGTCCATCGCCGCCTCGACCGGAGCGGCCTCGAGCGCGTCGCCGCGCTGATGGTCACCGGGCGGCTCGATCCGAACATCACGGCGACCTATCCGCTCGCGCGGGCGGAGGAAGCACTGGCACTCGTCGAGTCCCACCACGCGCCGGGCAAGCTCGTCCTCGACATGAGGCTCTGA
- a CDS encoding RidA family protein, whose amino-acid sequence MSDIDDRLKAAGIELPTKVARGAGLVPCVQHGDLLFVSGHGPADNDGNLLYKGRVGSEVSLEEAYDAARATGVQLLRSIRDHLGDLERVDRIVKALAFVNSADDFHEQPAVVHGFSDLMVEIFGERGRHARSAIGTSNLPMNQPVEIELIVSVRN is encoded by the coding sequence ATGTCCGACATCGACGACAGGCTGAAGGCCGCCGGTATCGAGCTGCCGACCAAGGTGGCGCGCGGCGCAGGCCTCGTGCCGTGCGTGCAGCACGGCGACCTGCTGTTCGTCTCCGGCCACGGCCCGGCCGACAACGACGGGAACCTGCTCTACAAGGGGCGGGTCGGCTCGGAGGTCAGCCTCGAGGAGGCCTACGACGCCGCCCGCGCCACCGGGGTGCAGCTGCTGCGCAGCATCCGCGACCACCTCGGCGACCTCGAACGCGTCGACCGCATCGTCAAGGCCCTGGCGTTCGTCAACAGCGCAGACGACTTCCACGAGCAGCCCGCGGTCGTCCACGGCTTCTCGGACCTGATGGTGGAGATCTTCGGCGAGCGCGGCCGGCATGCCCGCTCGGCCATCGGCACCTCGAACCTGCCGATGAACCAACCGGTGGAGATCGAGTTGATCGTGTCTGTGCGGAACTGA
- a CDS encoding ABC transporter substrate-binding protein, translated as MSIGRRWVPAVLAVLLASGCAGSVEPSAGEGPITAERLTIAVPAAIGGPLNVFVSFQEQISELVYDKLLAPSPYVDEPQPWLASEVRMVDPSTWEVALRDDVRWHDGEPFTAEDVAFTFHYAHEAPTGRFTHHINEIPDVSSVEVLDPHKVRFTCAFACPDLGPVTLADLPILPEHVWSQVPPADAKKHEALPVGTGPYRLVEFDPTTGYRFEANPEYFAGAPVVRELVMPIIADPSATFTALRAGQIDAAFRPVSPELIDEFSRSSDVGVIQTRPLRFPELRVNFERAPFDQPRFREALSLAIDRQELLDTVYLGQGRVADKGYPHPDSPWTDPTLSTPSDPARAGALLDELGYRDGDGDGVREGPAGPLRYTIVTSGVEPTQIRAAEIVAEELGEVGIAATAQGLDAGSFADLSTSRDFDLQVTSITAHGVADPTQFIMSHRSGYLWDAPEIPYAEWDALFEQWKATTTVEDRREVAFEMQRMFNAQPTSIPLYYPDEHWAFRPEAFAGWAESPGFGIVHKWSLLPRDVALRAKAVVVTGS; from the coding sequence ATGTCGATCGGCAGAAGGTGGGTTCCGGCCGTTCTCGCGGTGCTCCTGGCGAGCGGGTGCGCGGGCAGCGTGGAGCCGTCCGCCGGTGAGGGGCCGATCACGGCGGAGCGCCTGACGATCGCGGTTCCGGCGGCCATCGGCGGCCCGCTCAACGTGTTCGTCTCGTTCCAGGAGCAGATCAGCGAGCTGGTCTACGACAAGTTGCTCGCGCCGTCGCCGTATGTGGACGAGCCGCAGCCGTGGCTGGCGTCCGAGGTCCGGATGGTCGACCCGAGCACGTGGGAGGTCGCGCTCCGCGACGACGTGCGCTGGCACGACGGCGAACCGTTCACGGCCGAGGACGTCGCCTTCACCTTCCACTACGCCCACGAGGCGCCGACCGGGCGCTTCACCCACCACATCAACGAGATCCCCGACGTCTCCTCCGTGGAGGTGCTCGACCCCCACAAGGTGCGGTTCACCTGTGCGTTCGCGTGCCCCGACCTCGGCCCGGTCACCCTCGCCGACCTGCCGATCCTGCCCGAGCACGTCTGGTCGCAGGTGCCGCCGGCCGACGCGAAGAAGCACGAAGCGCTGCCGGTGGGCACCGGCCCGTATCGGCTGGTCGAGTTCGACCCGACCACGGGCTACCGATTCGAGGCCAACCCGGAGTACTTCGCCGGCGCGCCGGTCGTCCGCGAGCTGGTGATGCCGATCATCGCGGACCCGTCTGCGACCTTCACGGCGCTGCGGGCCGGTCAGATCGACGCCGCGTTCCGGCCCGTGTCGCCCGAGCTCATCGACGAGTTCTCGCGCTCGTCGGACGTCGGCGTGATCCAGACCCGGCCGCTGCGCTTCCCCGAGCTGCGCGTCAACTTCGAGCGCGCCCCGTTCGACCAGCCGCGCTTCCGGGAGGCGCTGAGCCTCGCGATCGACCGCCAGGAGCTGCTCGACACCGTCTACCTGGGGCAGGGGCGCGTCGCCGACAAGGGCTACCCGCACCCGGACTCGCCGTGGACCGACCCGACGCTCTCCACCCCGTCGGATCCGGCGCGAGCCGGCGCGCTGCTCGACGAGCTGGGCTACCGCGACGGCGACGGGGACGGCGTGCGGGAGGGCCCCGCGGGCCCGCTGCGGTACACCATCGTCACGTCGGGGGTGGAGCCCACGCAGATCCGCGCCGCCGAGATCGTGGCCGAGGAGCTCGGCGAGGTCGGCATCGCCGCCACTGCGCAGGGGCTCGACGCCGGGTCGTTCGCCGACCTGTCCACCTCGCGGGACTTCGACCTGCAGGTCACCAGCATCACCGCGCACGGGGTCGCCGACCCGACGCAGTTCATCATGTCCCACCGCTCCGGCTACCTCTGGGACGCGCCGGAGATCCCGTACGCGGAGTGGGACGCCCTGTTCGAGCAGTGGAAGGCCACCACCACGGTCGAGGACCGCCGCGAGGTCGCCTTCGAGATGCAGCGGATGTTCAACGCGCAGCCGACGTCGATCCCGCTGTACTACCCGGACGAGCACTGGGCGTTCCGCCCTGAGGCGTTCGCCGGCTGGGCCGAGTCGCCGGGCTTCGGGATCGTGCACAAGTGGTCGTTGCTGCCGCGCGACGTCGCGCTGCGGGCGAAGGCCGTCGTCGTCACCGGGTCGTGA
- a CDS encoding ABC transporter permease: MTLPRVVAAKAAQYALVLWVAATLNFLLPHLAPGDPVQYLYGGEALGLSPEAAQQVRAGYGLDRPLPEQYLAFWGGLLRGDLGRSVQFNRPVVDVLAEYLPWTVALVGGATVLALIVGVGLGAWAAWNRGRRRDAGTVAGVLVLDSMPGFWIGMILIAVFAVGLGWFPSYGAAAIDAEGAAWLADAVQRTVLPATTLALATFGGFFLLTRAAMVTVLDEPFVRLARAKGVPEGRIARHHALRTALLPVWTNLSLVLGTLLSGAVVVETVFAYPGLGRLIFDAVSARDHPLLQGAFLLVTLGIVVANAFADLSYPLLDPRVRTAGASS; this comes from the coding sequence GTGACGCTGCCGCGGGTCGTCGCCGCGAAGGCCGCCCAATACGCGCTGGTGCTGTGGGTGGCGGCGACGCTGAACTTCCTCCTGCCGCACCTCGCGCCGGGCGACCCGGTCCAGTACCTCTACGGCGGCGAGGCGCTCGGACTATCGCCGGAAGCGGCCCAGCAGGTACGGGCGGGCTACGGCCTCGACCGGCCGCTGCCCGAGCAGTACCTCGCGTTCTGGGGTGGCCTGCTCCGCGGTGACCTCGGTCGTTCGGTGCAGTTCAACCGGCCGGTGGTGGACGTGCTCGCGGAGTACCTCCCGTGGACGGTCGCGCTCGTGGGGGGCGCCACCGTGCTCGCGCTCATCGTCGGGGTCGGGCTGGGGGCGTGGGCGGCATGGAACCGGGGCCGGCGCCGGGACGCGGGCACGGTGGCCGGGGTGCTCGTCCTCGACTCCATGCCCGGGTTCTGGATCGGGATGATCCTGATCGCGGTGTTCGCGGTCGGGCTGGGCTGGTTCCCGTCCTACGGCGCGGCGGCGATCGACGCGGAGGGGGCGGCCTGGCTGGCCGACGCCGTGCAGCGCACGGTCCTGCCGGCCACCACGCTCGCGCTGGCGACGTTCGGCGGGTTCTTCCTGTTGACGAGGGCCGCGATGGTCACGGTGCTCGACGAGCCGTTCGTCCGGCTCGCGCGGGCGAAGGGGGTGCCGGAGGGGCGGATCGCGCGGCACCATGCGCTGCGCACCGCCCTGCTGCCCGTCTGGACGAACCTCTCCCTGGTGCTGGGCACGCTGCTGTCGGGCGCCGTGGTGGTGGAGACCGTCTTCGCCTATCCGGGCCTCGGTCGGCTGATCTTCGACGCGGTCAGCGCGCGCGACCACCCGTTGCTGCAGGGCGCGTTCCTGCTGGTCACGCTCGGCATCGTGGTTGCGAACGCGTTCGCCGATCTGAGCTATCCGTTGCTGGATCCCCGGGTCCGGACCGCGGGCGCGTCGTCGTGA
- a CDS encoding aldo/keto reductase, protein MQHRTLGRTGIKVSPYALGTLMFATSMGNDPADSARIIHKAIDAGINVIDTADAYGDSEEVVGKALEGRRDDVVLATKFSRPTGQDPNHQGASRRWIVTAVENSLRRLRTDHIDLYQLHRPDPDTDIEETLAALTDLIRSGKVRAIGASQTPASDIVEAQWVAERRGLARFHTEQPVYSILNRGIEREVLPTTQRFGMGTLVWGPLGQGLLTGRVRRDHNDLRRAGLVQHLTDGRRLDVVEQLVPVAAEAGLPMTHLAMAFTIAHPGVTCALLGARTQHHLDDLLAGLDVTLSDDVLDRIDEIVPPGTDVGALDQAYQPPALEDLSLRRRPLAARAAA, encoded by the coding sequence GTGCAGCACCGCACCCTCGGCCGGACCGGCATCAAGGTCAGCCCCTACGCCCTCGGCACGCTCATGTTCGCGACGTCCATGGGCAACGACCCCGCCGACTCGGCGCGGATCATCCACAAGGCGATCGACGCCGGCATCAACGTCATCGACACCGCCGACGCCTACGGCGACTCCGAGGAGGTGGTCGGCAAGGCGCTGGAGGGCCGCCGCGACGACGTCGTGCTCGCCACCAAGTTCAGCCGCCCGACCGGGCAGGACCCGAACCACCAGGGGGCCTCGCGACGCTGGATCGTCACCGCCGTCGAGAACTCACTGCGGCGGCTGCGGACCGACCACATCGACCTCTACCAGCTGCACCGCCCCGATCCCGACACCGACATCGAGGAGACCCTCGCCGCCCTGACCGACCTGATCCGCAGCGGCAAGGTCCGCGCGATCGGCGCCTCCCAGACCCCCGCCTCCGACATCGTCGAGGCCCAGTGGGTGGCCGAGCGGCGCGGCCTCGCGCGGTTCCACACCGAGCAGCCCGTCTACTCCATCCTCAATCGCGGCATCGAACGCGAGGTCTTACCCACCACCCAACGGTTCGGCATGGGCACCCTGGTCTGGGGTCCGCTCGGCCAGGGACTACTCACCGGCCGCGTCCGCCGCGACCACAACGACCTGCGCCGCGCCGGCCTGGTCCAGCACCTCACGGACGGGCGCCGGCTCGACGTCGTTGAACAGCTCGTCCCCGTCGCCGCCGAGGCGGGCCTGCCCATGACCCACCTCGCGATGGCGTTCACCATCGCCCACCCCGGCGTCACCTGCGCACTCCTCGGCGCACGGACCCAACACCACCTCGACGACCTGCTCGCCGGACTGGACGTCACCCTGTCCGACGACGTGCTCGACCGCATCGACGAGATCGTCCCGCCCGGTACCGACGTCGGTGCCCTCGACCAGGCCTACCAGCCGCCGGCCCTCGAGGACTTGAGCCTGCGTCGCCGGCCCCTGGCCGCACGCGCCGCGGCCTGA
- a CDS encoding TetR/AcrR family transcriptional regulator has protein sequence MTQDTMPAPRRRRADARRNVDALLEAARAVFDTSGVDAPAKEITDLAGVGVGTLYRHFPQRSDLVKAVVESGIDAVADAGPALAAEYEPAEALTRWIDRYTELLGTKRGLASALHSGDPALAGLPAYFMQRLGPTLSALLDAAAAEGAIRGDIGAEDLLHAIAQLCQPVPGRGPEHSRRIVGVLVDGLRCGGGQGPPQGDHGNGGS, from the coding sequence GTGACCCAGGACACGATGCCGGCGCCGCGCCGGCGCCGCGCGGACGCGCGGCGCAACGTCGACGCCTTGCTCGAGGCCGCGCGGGCGGTCTTCGACACCTCCGGCGTGGATGCGCCCGCGAAGGAGATCACCGACCTGGCCGGTGTCGGGGTCGGCACGCTGTACCGGCACTTCCCGCAGCGCTCGGACCTGGTGAAGGCTGTGGTGGAGAGCGGGATCGACGCCGTCGCCGATGCGGGTCCGGCGCTGGCTGCCGAGTACGAGCCGGCGGAGGCGCTCACGCGGTGGATCGACCGGTACACCGAGCTGCTCGGCACCAAACGCGGGCTCGCATCGGCACTGCACTCGGGCGACCCGGCGCTCGCAGGGCTGCCCGCCTACTTCATGCAGCGGCTCGGCCCCACGCTCTCGGCGCTGCTCGACGCCGCCGCGGCCGAGGGCGCGATCCGCGGCGACATCGGCGCCGAGGACCTCCTGCACGCCATCGCCCAGCTGTGCCAGCCCGTGCCCGGGCGGGGGCCCGAGCACAGCCGGCGGATCGTCGGCGTCCTGGTCGACGGCCTGCGCTGTGGAGGCGGGCAGGGGCCGCCGCAAGGAGACCACGGCAACGGCGGATCTTAG
- a CDS encoding PEP/pyruvate-binding domain-containing protein yields MAATSSDPLIWLHDVDADGIALVGGKATSLAEMIKAGERVPDGFCIATTAGELTDDLRQQIIAAYERLGGGPVAVRSSATAEDLPHASFAGQHETILDVLGADPLIEAVQRCRDSLGSERAVAYRESSGFGDAPVRMAVVVQRMVDPAAAGVLFTANPITGTRTEMVVDAFAGLGDVVVDGSVAADHYVLTGQADERTDGCLTPAQLAQLREAGDRLQQRAGSPQDIEFAFDRDGTLWLLQSRAITTLFPLPVSSRPGPRVYFEAGHMQGMLRPFTPMGMSVMQVASAMYLRSIGVPADPFEGHPGMVAVAGRMYLDLTAYVRNKAARKRLPEAMKIYGPRVITALHRVLDDPRFTPLPGRPYRLRTAIGVTARVAPGLVAGLVGAMARPKRARKRSFRAATDVQRGVHPPESLTTTTERLRFAAELQGSFMTTGFAVMVPPLYASMLARLGAIGLLAGVATESEVDETLRGMPNNVTTTMDLALWRLATAAGEHRDLLLNTPPAELATRYLAGELPEFGLGEFLRTYGHRGAAEIDVGVPRWAEDPAPVFAAIAGYLRVTDPEQAPDLRFARAAAQAVAKIDELVARARRTRPARARLAGFLLRRSRALAGLRELPKFAWLYAFAEMRRQLLAAGAELHERGVLDRADDIMFLDFREALGAVEGGDGLRDRVAARRAEYEWEMRRRSVPGLLLSDGTNPEALAPTGPSADGTLVGMAAAPGTATGPARVILDPSGAHVEPGEILVAPTTDPGWTPLFMTAGGLVTETGAAMAHGPTVAREYGIPAVICVRDATQLITTGQVITIDGAAGTVLVEEAD; encoded by the coding sequence ATGGCCGCCACGTCCTCCGACCCGCTGATCTGGCTCCATGACGTGGATGCCGACGGCATCGCGCTCGTCGGCGGCAAGGCCACGAGCCTCGCCGAGATGATCAAGGCAGGCGAGCGGGTCCCCGACGGTTTCTGCATCGCCACCACGGCCGGCGAGCTCACCGACGACCTGCGGCAGCAGATCATCGCGGCCTACGAGCGGCTCGGGGGCGGACCGGTCGCCGTCCGGTCCAGCGCCACGGCCGAGGACCTGCCGCACGCCAGCTTCGCGGGCCAGCACGAGACGATCCTGGACGTCCTCGGTGCCGACCCGCTGATCGAGGCGGTGCAGCGGTGCCGTGACTCGCTCGGGAGCGAGCGCGCGGTCGCCTACCGGGAATCAAGCGGGTTCGGCGACGCGCCGGTGCGGATGGCAGTCGTCGTCCAGCGAATGGTCGACCCGGCGGCCGCGGGCGTGCTGTTCACCGCCAACCCGATCACCGGCACCCGCACCGAGATGGTCGTCGACGCCTTCGCGGGCCTCGGGGACGTCGTCGTCGACGGCAGCGTCGCCGCCGATCACTACGTGCTGACCGGCCAGGCGGACGAGCGCACCGACGGCTGCCTGACCCCGGCGCAGCTCGCTCAACTGCGCGAGGCAGGCGACCGGCTGCAACAGCGCGCCGGATCGCCACAGGACATCGAGTTCGCCTTCGACCGGGACGGCACGCTGTGGCTGCTCCAGTCACGGGCGATCACGACGCTGTTCCCGCTCCCGGTGTCGTCCCGTCCCGGACCGCGCGTCTACTTCGAAGCCGGCCACATGCAGGGCATGCTGCGGCCGTTCACGCCGATGGGCATGTCGGTGATGCAGGTTGCATCGGCCATGTACCTCCGGTCAATCGGTGTCCCGGCCGATCCGTTCGAGGGCCATCCCGGCATGGTCGCCGTCGCCGGGCGCATGTACCTGGACCTCACCGCGTACGTCCGGAACAAGGCGGCGCGCAAGCGGCTGCCCGAGGCCATGAAGATCTACGGGCCGCGGGTGATCACGGCGTTGCACCGGGTGCTGGACGATCCCCGGTTCACCCCGCTGCCGGGCAGGCCCTACCGGCTGCGCACGGCGATCGGGGTGACCGCACGGGTGGCGCCCGGCCTCGTCGCCGGGCTCGTGGGCGCGATGGCACGCCCGAAGCGGGCCCGGAAGCGGTCGTTCCGCGCCGCCACCGACGTGCAGCGCGGGGTCCACCCGCCCGAGAGCCTGACCACGACCACCGAGCGCCTGCGCTTCGCGGCCGAACTCCAGGGCTCGTTCATGACCACCGGCTTTGCGGTGATGGTGCCGCCGCTCTACGCCTCCATGCTCGCGAGGCTGGGTGCCATCGGACTGCTCGCGGGTGTGGCCACCGAGAGCGAGGTCGACGAGACGCTGCGCGGGATGCCGAACAACGTCACCACCACGATGGACCTCGCGCTGTGGCGGCTGGCGACGGCCGCGGGCGAGCACCGTGACCTGCTGCTGAACACCCCGCCCGCCGAGCTCGCCACCCGGTACCTCGCGGGCGAGCTGCCCGAGTTCGGGCTCGGCGAGTTCCTGCGCACCTACGGGCACCGGGGCGCTGCCGAGATCGATGTGGGCGTGCCGCGGTGGGCGGAGGACCCGGCACCGGTGTTCGCGGCGATCGCAGGCTACCTTCGGGTCACCGACCCGGAGCAGGCTCCCGACCTGCGCTTCGCACGGGCGGCGGCCCAGGCCGTCGCGAAGATCGACGAGCTGGTGGCGAGGGCACGCCGCACGCGGCCGGCGCGGGCCCGGCTCGCCGGGTTCCTCCTGCGCCGCTCCCGCGCGCTCGCAGGCCTGAGGGAGCTGCCGAAGTTCGCTTGGCTCTACGCGTTCGCCGAGATGCGCAGGCAGCTCCTCGCGGCAGGCGCCGAACTGCACGAGCGCGGTGTGCTCGACCGGGCCGACGACATCATGTTCCTCGACTTCCGGGAGGCCCTCGGGGCCGTGGAAGGCGGCGACGGGCTCCGGGACCGGGTCGCGGCCCGGCGGGCCGAGTACGAGTGGGAGATGCGGCGCCGCAGCGTGCCCGGGCTGCTGCTCTCCGACGGCACCAACCCCGAAGCGCTCGCCCCCACCGGGCCGTCGGCCGACGGCACCCTGGTCGGCATGGCGGCCGCGCCGGGCACGGCGACCGGTCCGGCTCGGGTGATCCTCGATCCCTCCGGCGCGCACGTCGAGCCGGGCGAGATCCTCGTGGCCCCGACCACCGACCCCGGCTGGACCCCCCTGTTCATGACGGCGGGCGGGCTGGTCACCGAGACCGGAGCGGCGATGGCCCACGGGCCCACGGTGGCGAGGGAGTACGGCATCCCGGCCGTCATCTGCGTCCGGGACGCCACGCAGCTGATCACCACGGGGCAGGTGATCACGATCGACGGCGCGGCGGGCACGGTCCTCGTGGAGGAGGCCGACTGA
- a CDS encoding aminotransferase class V-fold PLP-dependent enzyme: MTTIENRYANEVYAELGVRPVVNAAATLTRLGGSLVAPPVLPAMAAAARNFVDVVDLGRAVGRRLAESTRNEAAYVSNGAAALLTLGVTACIARSKGGGLVEDLPYLDRTGEKTVIMYRDQRNPYDYAVRQVGVRIVEVGPEPAELEAAIDGRTACVLWFAGAHFAAGALPIEQVVEIAHKAGVPVLVDAAAQVPPVSSLWHFTTEVGADGAIFSGGKGLRGPQSTGLMVGKEWLIAAARANGAPNHSLGRGMKVGKEELLGLLAAVEWTLQQDEPELIASYEASVEKWILGLSGLDGISVSRGYPSEAGQPHGRAIVEIGPDSGWSRDELIGALWRNDPAIAVAPDGTRAIALNPQTLQPGEDELVLAELQRLLRMRTKEEL; encoded by the coding sequence ATGACCACCATCGAGAACCGGTACGCGAACGAGGTCTACGCGGAGCTGGGCGTGCGGCCGGTCGTGAACGCCGCGGCCACGCTGACGCGGCTCGGCGGTTCGCTGGTGGCGCCGCCGGTGCTGCCCGCCATGGCCGCGGCCGCGCGGAACTTCGTCGACGTCGTCGACCTCGGGCGGGCGGTCGGACGGCGGCTGGCGGAGTCCACCCGCAACGAGGCGGCGTACGTCTCCAACGGCGCGGCGGCACTGCTGACGCTCGGCGTGACGGCGTGCATCGCCCGGTCGAAGGGCGGGGGCCTCGTCGAGGACCTGCCCTATCTGGATCGGACCGGCGAGAAGACGGTCATCATGTACCGCGACCAGCGCAACCCGTACGACTACGCGGTGCGCCAGGTCGGTGTGCGGATCGTCGAGGTCGGGCCGGAGCCCGCCGAGCTGGAGGCCGCGATCGACGGCCGCACGGCGTGCGTGCTGTGGTTCGCGGGCGCGCATTTCGCCGCAGGGGCGCTGCCGATCGAGCAGGTGGTGGAGATCGCCCACAAGGCCGGGGTCCCGGTGCTGGTCGACGCAGCGGCCCAGGTCCCGCCCGTGTCGTCGCTGTGGCACTTCACCACGGAGGTCGGCGCCGACGGCGCGATCTTCAGCGGGGGCAAGGGCCTGCGCGGCCCGCAGTCGACCGGCCTCATGGTCGGCAAGGAGTGGCTGATCGCCGCGGCAAGGGCCAACGGGGCACCCAACCACTCGCTCGGCCGCGGGATGAAGGTCGGCAAGGAGGAGCTGCTCGGGCTGCTCGCGGCTGTGGAGTGGACCCTCCAGCAGGACGAGCCGGAACTGATCGCCTCCTACGAGGCGTCGGTCGAGAAATGGATCCTCGGGCTGTCCGGGCTCGACGGGATCTCCGTCAGCCGCGGCTACCCGAGCGAGGCCGGACAGCCGCACGGCCGGGCCATCGTCGAGATCGGGCCGGATTCGGGGTGGAGCCGCGACGAGCTCATCGGGGCGCTGTGGCGCAACGACCCGGCGATCGCGGTGGCCCCGGACGGCACACGCGCCATCGCACTCAACCCGCAGACCCTGCAGCCCGGCGAGGACGAACTCGTCCTCGCCGAACTCCAACGACTGCTGCGAATGAGAACCAAGGAGGAGCTCTAG